From Eriocheir sinensis breed Jianghai 21 chromosome 35, ASM2467909v1, whole genome shotgun sequence:
AGGGCCTGTGAGATTGACTGAAACATCAATAAGGTCCAGTTGGTGGATGAGGTGGTCCAGGTGAGGGAAGCCATCTGCCTGCAGCTTGTCGAGCAGCTCCACCGGTGCCATCATCACCCGGTGCTCCATGCCACTACTGTACTGATCCAGGATGTTCCGCCACTCATGCAGCGCCTCAACAAGCCCAGGATCACCTGCCAGCTGTGAAGTGGCACAGAGTGATGCTGTGAACCAGGGTCGTATATAAGGAATGGGTTTAAGGGAATAAAACCCTTCGTATGAAATTTTCTTGATGTAATCATTAAGTGATCCTTAACTGCAAAAGTGAAGAGCCCACTaaagagaatatagaaaagacaaaaatacacaagattGTCACTGGAGAATTCAACTGACCAATAGTGAGCAGCTTGGGCTACTGTGATACCTTTTCAAGTGAGATAATACCCTGCCTAATACAGAGGACCATGTAGGGTCAATTTGGGACCAGGAGCCCCAAAACAGATCATATGACTGGATATCAATAACAATGATTGTATGTAAATACATATTATTGGACATATTAAGAACATagaaaaatacaatacaaaaaagGTCAATGGCATGAAACTTACTCTAGGCAGAGCATATATAAACTGAAATTAGTGAAAACTTTAACAGCCTATACATTTCAAAAACTAATTTATAGGCATTCACACTGCTAATCCTcagtttattttttcatatatgcAAGAGCCGAATGTTGACTCATTCCCAAAAAAGTCCACTTTCTAGGTTAtgacagggagaaaaaaataaaattcatatTCCACATACCAATAGTTTTActaattttcctttctatttgttTCAAGGTCACAACAAGAGCATTTAGTCATACTATATTCCAAGTATTTAGGAGTCAATAGTAATGAAAAAGTAAGCTCTTGAAGCTTTAAAAAGAGTGAAATGGTTGCAAAATGAAAAGGTAGAAAGTAAAATGTACTTGGGTCCCTTACTCACAGCATAATAATCACAGCCATGAACAATATTCAAAGAATTTACCTCTATACTAGCTACCAATCAGCCATTCCCCTCAAAGACTGGTTAATAAGTGGAAACCAAAGTAGTTTTACAATTAATATGATTTCAGCAATCACGGCAATACATTTCTAAAAAAATTATGTTTACCACCAATAAACTGTGAGGTCAAGTCCACCATACCTCTGTGATATCAGGGAAAAAGAAGCCGTTGACACCCAAAGCCAACCAGTGCTTGAGGACTGGGTACACCCCCGCCAGGGTGATGGTGTTTTCCGCTGCAGGTGGAGAGTGTCAAAGACAGTTTATTTGTCAGAAGCCACAAGAATTGCCAGGCTATATACAGGCCCATATATACAAATGCAACAGCATGGCTGATATTAAGTATATTCAGGTGATGTTCTCCACGAAAGATACAGTAATAGTTCcaagttctttcctttctttattaaacaaacaaacatcaatcaCAGCCTGAAGGTATGGGAAAAACTAGCTGAAGCTAAGTTAAGAGAAGAGGTTACGAATGGTGAGCAGTATGGCTTCATGCCAGGAAAAGTACTAAAGATGCAATGTTTGCTTTGAAAATGTTGATGGAGAAGTATAGAAGTCAAAAGGACCTAAATTTTGTTTTTGAGGATTCAGAAGAAAAATAGGACAGTATGCCAAGAGAGGTGTGATATTGCATGAAGTCAGAAGTAGCAGAGAAGTATGAGGGTTTTTTTCTGCCCATAATACCATTAGGCTCTCTTATGGGGCCTGGTGGATGGCCCCAGTCACTGCCTCCCAGAGTTGAGGTTGAGGCAAGCAACAAGAAGTGGAGGCATGCACTAGAGAAAAGATAAATCAAAACCAGTAGGAGCATaacaagagaatgagagggagaacaGTAAAATAGTGAGGATTACAGTGAGTCTAAATATTTGAGGGCAACTGTCCAATAAAATGGGGAGTGCCaaagagaggcaaagaagagagTGCAGGCAGGGTGGAATGGGTGAAGAAGAATCTTGGGAATGATTTGAGGTGATGGGGATAAGCAGAAATGAAAGACAGGGTTTAAATTTTAAGGAGATTGTTTAAACCTAACCTGTGGCATAAGCGAGGGGCAGGTCCATGAGGAGATACATGTCCCGTTGATGTAGGTGTGTGGCCAGCATCTTTAGGTCCTCCAGCGTCCCCAGCAGAGGATCCACGGCTGTGTAGTTTACAACAGCAGTGTGGCTGGCCAAGTAGTCTGATGCCTTAAGAATGGAGGCAAGACGCACACCACGAACACCCAGACTCTGAGGGAACAGGCTCAAGCTGTTTTTGGCTTGTCTTTTCGAAGTAGTCTGGCTATAACAGTTATCGTTATTTATATACTGGACTCTGCATTTATAAAGTTTAGTCTACTATCTAAAATACATTTATATGATATACATTCACATTCTGCCTGTGTTTAGTGCAAACAAGATTACTGAAAACACAAAGCCTCAACAGATCACAAACCCATTACAAGTCACTACctcatttatatatacattcattatCTTCTGTAGTCAATATTAAGCCTGAACTTAAATTACCCTCCACAGTTTTTCTCAACAAACCTGTATATAATCCAGCTTGGCAGTGAGGCCCGGCAaatcccccaccccatccccgtTGGAATCATGGAAGCTTGGCACAAACACCTCGTACATGACGGATCCTTGCCACCATGCATGGTGCGGGTTACATTCAGACCCTTGAGGCATCTGGGTGGTgacaatggagagaaggaaacactCAGAGAGGTAATAGATATATCAAGACAAACACCACTCCATAACCCCATTGATACATGACTTAAGTGACTGCATGCCCAAAAATTTTTACTCAAAAGCAATATTCTCTTCTCACTGGTTAACAAATTCACATGCAATCTATCTCATTACTTTCCAAACTCCATGACAACCCTCACCTAGGGCTATGGTAACTAGAGATAATGTCAGCCATGTCAGCCAATCCTCAGGTTTCTCTCTCTTAACTTCTTGGTTTGGTCATAACTCAAACCACTAGCATTATGACTGAACCCTACTACACTGATCATTAACTATGTCCATTTATGCCTCACTGATCCAAGCATAATTTCCACCCTGTTAGTTCTCCTGATAACAAAGATCACTAATTCCATGACTGTCTTTTCATAAATACAGATGATCATCAAATCCTACTCATTCAACCTTGTCCTAAATGCCATCCCCACCCACATTCACACTCCTCATTCTGGATGTTGCTTCTTCCTGCCGTCCAAGACATATTCATCCAGCCAGCCTCAGGTTTACCCACACCTGATCACACAACCTTTACTTGGTCAATTTGTATCCTGCCCACTACTCACCTGCACCAAaagtcccacacacacacacaggagggccAGCAGCACGGACAGGTTCAGGAACATGCAGGTCTGGCGTATGCGTGGCCAGTTCCAGCTCACATAAAAGGCATCCTTATACCTGGCTGAGATGTGTACATGCCCCCCTATCATACACCGGCCTAGGAACGGCTGCACACATtcagacaagaaaataaagcacacacacacacacacacacacacacacacacacaaagagcatGTACAAACATTCAGATgggcaaaagagaaaagaatattatTAGAATCCTTCTTTTACCTTTATACAATACAAATAATAAGTTAGCTCCAGAAAATGGTAACTTTTGAAATTATTCTAGTTCATGTACATACTAGATGACTGGTGTTGACTAGTTAATCATTAGATGAATGGGTAACTTACACAGACCATTAATTATTCAGGCACTGAAAAAAATTTAAGCTCATTGCATCTTACACAAGGCTCTTATTTAATTTGCTATCcgagaaaaacaataaaagtgGTGATGCATCTAACACTGAttttttatttcccatatttAAGAAAACTAAGCAGAAATGAGAAAAGCATCAGTATTATAGAGAAAATTCCCATAGTAATGATCTAAAAAAAACACTACAATGGACAACTTGGGATCAGGATTTAATTAACATTTTATTCATGGAGATTTCAAGAATAAATCAGTTTCCTATAATTTAATGATGACATTAAAAAAATACTTTAAGACCAGCTACAGTCTTTGATATACTCTACTGTGGTTATTTTCTTGACCCATTTTAAAGTATCATGAATGAATTTTAGATCAATCACATTATCAGTGTCATCAATAACTCCATTTTTAGTAAAGGTAAGGTGGTGAGGGTGGATTAAAATGGCTATGTGACCATTTTGATAAGTGTTCTTAACAAAACTAATTAAAAAGGGAGTCTAGTCCCCAACTTTCCATTCCAGTAGTGTGCTTGTAGGAGCTGTGTTCCTTTTATTTGCCTCCCCggacaaaaaatgaagagaattTTTACATTTTCTTAATTCCCTCTCCATTCTTAGGACCAAGGATAAAGCTCATATACTGTGTAACACCATTACGCAATCAGTTGAATAGTTTTACTATAGAGAAAATTTATAAATTTAAATCCCAAGTTGGTATCCTGGAAATTCATCAAACTAGATTTAGACAAACATAAAGAAGCACAGACAGGTAAAGTGAACCGATGAATTTTAAAAAAAGCCAATATCTGTATTGCCTGTCATATGAGATAAGAGACCTAAAGACAACAGTAGAACAATAAATATACTATACCTTGTGAGGAGGGGATAACCATCTGCATTTCCAGGAAACCAACACTCTGCCAGCAACTATGAAtgtgagcaaaaaagaaaaatacatgcaaaCTGAGGTTTACAAACTAGCAGACAAATacaaaaagagaaacacacatgCAAGGCTTGCCTGGCTCTTACTGTCAACATAACAAAGGTCATAAACCTAGAGGCATAAAATAATAAGTCATCAAAAATATGAACTTTATAAATAATCATAATTACTAATTCACTGTAGGACAAAACCCTTTTCTAATGTTTTCCACCTTTATCTAATGTTAGCGTATACTCCATCCTACTCTGACAAATGCTCTAATTTCAAGTCTCCACCTTATTCTCTGTCTCCCctgaccttctttctttcttgtttctagGTTGCCACTGTTACTTTGGCTGTCCAAATTTATGCAACCAATCACAGAGGATTGTATACATTTTGTGTTGGGATTGTTCATGATCATATAAGCAATCAGTCTTCTTTATACAGTGAGGGTTGCTTGTATTTATGTATCTGTATTGGGAATTTCCATGCAGAAGTTCTCTGTAATGAAATTCATGACTCCACATCAACACGCAAGACGGTATCTTCATGTCTGAGAAGTTGCGGCACGATGGGAGACAAGTTAACGTTTAATagcttcttattttgttttttatatagtaAATTATCAAATTATTGCCTCTATAAATTCATAAGATTGATTATTACAGATATGCCTCGACTTACAATGGGCTAATTCTGTTAAACTATTTGTGGTTGAAAATATTGCTAGTTGAATCCACACCTACCAAACATCACAGCCTAGCTTAATATAGCCTACCTTAACTATACGCAAAACACTAACTACACCCTAAAGTTGGGCAAATTATCAAATGCAAAGCctattttgtaatgaaatattgatACACATTGAAATTCAGAATTCAAAGTACAGATTCTACTGCATACATATCATAATCATACCATGGTAAAGCTGAAAATTTGTAAGTTGAAGGATTGTAAGTAGGGGAACATTTGTATAATTCTCTTTTTCTGTAGTTATCTACAATGGTGACTTGTATGACCATCATTAACCCTCCTTAATCCGTAGGGTTACAGAGGAACCTATGAAGCTCAATATATCCATCATCTTAAAAGCTTTGCCACAAACTAAAAGCTACAACTTTTAAGCAACCAGAAAAAAACTATAAGCCACAAGCAACACGAAGGTAACTGTCACCTGGTAATGCATGAACAAAAGGaaactgaataaaagaaaaattgtCCGATATATATAATACATTTCTAGGGAAGCATGATTAGGTTGCATAGGCCTTTCATCTAATGCAATAAAGAATCAAGTTAGATTCCACTCTTTTGTCTACAGTGACTGAGCTCAGATGCAATGCTCTGAGTTTGATATTGAAATGTTGCAGTGCAACAAGAAAATGCTACGAGTACACtaccaaaaaataaaaagtgctACTCTGCAGCATCATGCACTGTGATATGAATCCAGTGGTGTACTTAGACTTCCTACTGAACTAGTTAACAGTCTTACGCACAGTGCATTACCTGAATTGTGCTAGGGATGTCCGTCACATCCACTAATATGTCTAGTGGATCATGCTGAGAAAAGAATACCATCATGTCATTATCTATAACATTTCATAACAAAGAAATGTTTTGTGAATTCAAAATACATGACCAATCAGGTTATGAAAAATCCAAAAAGCAGTAAAGGAATAATGGCATAAATGTTATTTTATCATAGCAGATTATGAAGCCTGAGCTGATTCATACAACTCAAGTTTCAAAGAACAAATAATGTTGTCCTCATCAATACTGCAATAAAGAGCTCCTACAGGCTTCAAAATCTACTCATGTCTGAAATTCACTCACGTTTATAGTGCGTCATGAGCTTCTCATTCTTATAATAAAAACAATTTTGACATTCACCTGGAAAAGAATGATAACAACACTGGCCAACAGCAAATTTATTGTCTAATTTTTTTTTAGCTGATTTAAGACAATTTGGATGTGCTGAATCCAAAAATCACATTGgctttgctcaatcaggtcaacttttttatctatcgccacttttttttattttctattttacgtctatgcctatagcgccggtaggcttgcttgaggggcctggatggtagtcggccccagcccatattggcgcaggcaggtgtttatagtggcaccatcttctcttggctcatgctgcccccggaactcgttcttgattcacttggatggtttcctctagagtccgggttgatgggtgatcttcaggacagcatgtgggtagttttaagccactcggcggtgactgaaaaatccgaggtggtagcatggggattcgaactcacgtcgtccatcacgcgatgaatgtgggcccagcacgctaccactcagccaccgcttacccTTAATGatgttttttacattttttcttacaCGTCcgggtattttctatttatatgaggcaaaattctttgttatttctttaaataaattAATTCTGAAGAGTTTACATGGGCCAATTTTtgactaactggtattttttgttttgttgggcTACAGTCCGGGTTTACCAAGTACCCgtgctttctgtgcatgtgggatagtagggacaaagctcagcattacacgaaGAAGGACTGGCCTGTACAGGAGGAACTGGTGCCTTGCAGAGCAAGGAAAGTCATAAACATccctctggtggacagagacagGATACTCTTCCCACCGATGTACATCAAGCTCAgcttgatcaaacagttcaccaaagctctggacaaAGATGGTGGATGCTTCACTTACTTGTGCCATACTTTTCCAGGACtgaccatggagaagttgaaagctggcatctttgaTGGTCCTCAACTCCatcagctcatcagagatccagagtttaaaaactcaatgaacgaagtggaactggaagcgtggaaggattttgttcttgtcgtgaagaactttattggcaacaagaaggccaggaacAAAGCAGAACTTGTCATCAATATGCTGACTGGTTTCAGAAACCTTggatgcaacatgagcatcaaaatgcattacttataCTTATTCTCACAAATGGATtggtttcctgagaatctgggatcaatgagcgacgagcagggggagagattcaatcaggacatgaaagagatggaccaggtatcagggacgctgggatgtagtcatgatggctgattactgttagactctgaagagagacatccctaccgatgagcattctaggagttcgaagaaacggaagttcatgccctgaattttTAACATtgatgacctaatatccaatttacacgtacttacctttatcaatgTCTGCTATTCAATGTACACTTATCAATTTTGGTAACATTGAATTAATGAATTGTACGATTTTTTTATCTTAAAAAAACATTTCGAatgagaaatattaacaaaaatcaaccAAAAATGTCACAATAATGTAATCAATTTAGTTATAAGATCGGATTTTTAAAAAATTGACTTAGCACAAAAACCTGACCTGATTGAGAGAAACGGGTGTCATTTTCGGATTTGGTGGTGCAGATTTGTCCTAAATCATTTGAAAAAACTTAGacaacttactttttttttttttttttttttttttttgtaacccagTGCAATCATCTTATCAAAACCTTTTAAACAAACCATCTGAGTTAAGGGACAGGAGCATTGTAGGAACAAGAACAGTTCACACAGAACCAAAATCTAACAGTAGAATTATCAAAATAAGCTTACCTATGAAGCCAAGTAACAACTATTAACAACTTAACACTACTCAGCCACTTTTGTTTCTGGCCAACTGATCTGGGAGCTAAGTAGCTGTATCAACATAAATTCTGAAACAATTCATCCCTGAGCTCTACCTACTACTGTGATGGGTCTATCTATCATTCTGAGCCTCGACACCCTGTTTCCTCTTGAAACTCCACTTGAGCGGGTTGCCTTGAAAGAATAGTGTTCAGATCTCCCTGTTCATACACTCTCTTCTCACAGGCCCAAAAATCCGAGTTGTAATTCAGACTTTCAGATTTGCATATAACTGCAACACAGTTTCTTGCTGTATTATGAATGACTGCCTCAAAATAATGACCCACTGGTGAGAAAGTACAGAAAGCCATTATAAAAATGGTAATGATAACTATTGAATTTCTGTGTTTACCCTCTAATTATCACTGCTAAAAACTGCTGATATACACAGTTGCTTGCTTGCCAAAGCAAACATACAGAGCCATTAGACAAATTATGTTAGCCATAATCCTCTTTCTAATAGCCCAAGCTTATATTAAAAGGTTGAGCCAAAAGGCAGCTACTTGTTGAAAAAAGTCTACACATGGGTATATGTTGAAGTGAAAACATTAATTTGTTGTTGACAGGACACCTACTTACTATCTACTAATTAAACTGATGTAAAATTTCAACAGCTGCCTTCAAATATTGTTAagacccatccacacacacacacgcaaaaaaaagtatattatctATATTAGTAGAAAGCAGAGCTGAGGCAAGTTGGCACGAACAAAGGAAGAAACACTTTATTATTTTAGTTTTTCGAGACAAAACCGTGCAGTATCAATATAACATACTCTAACTTACAATTTTCATGTTGCACTGTGCTGTCAGATCCTTATTCTAGTGACTGTATGGCTACAAAATCAAAGGGATTTACCTAAATATAAACACCctgaattccccccccccccccccccacacacacacacatacacacacacacacacacacacacacaaacacatacacacacacacacaaggttttgTTAAAAATATTCGACCTTAGGCCAGCAAAAAAAGTTGCTTAACTTTTGGGTTCTTACTTTAATTTCTTTTAAAGTAGGCCCCTTGTGACTTCTCACACAGCCTTGTGGTAATTCCACTGTTGGAAGCATTTCTTAAACTTAACTAGAATAACTATCATATCCCAGATCAGAAGTAAAAAATAGGCTGGGGTATTgagatattttatttttatgtttagcTTATAGTGCCAGCAGGCTTTTGTGATGGGGGCTGCTGGTTGGGCCCAGCCCATAATGATGCAGGAAAATGCTTTATGGTGGcatcatcttgcttggctcatgttacCCCACCCcaagagctcatctttgatcctctttagaaaATTTATCCAAAGTTTGGGTTGATAGGCGTTATTCCAGACACCATTTGAGTAGTCTTGACAACTTGGTGACGACTGAAAATTTTCAGCTTGTAGTGGCAGGCGATACTTCATTCAGTCATGTGAGTTAAGTAGGAGTGAAGGTAtgaaaggttgaagtgaggtatgtttttgcctgaatatACCTGCGTGGGAGGACAGGCATGGCAAAACaagcccgcgctttaagggttaacagaccttgtgtgtgtatgtatgtatgtatgtatgtatgtatgtgtgtatatatatatatatatatatatatatatatatatatatatatatatatatatatatatatatatatatatatatatatatatatatatatatatatatatatatatatatatatatatatatatatatatatatatatatatatatatatatatatacacacacataaggaCATACAGGTATATGAATAAGTTGaattaaatatgtatataaaaagaaaTTCAGTAAATGTATGGAGAGGTGGGGAAAAATACATGAGATAAGGAACAGGATAGATCAGGAAGTGAAATCAttgaggaaataataaaaaaaaagtgatgaggtTTCCTGACAAAAGAAAAGGGGGACATACaaattaataagaaaagaaaaaataatacaaatgaggaaagaaatgaatccAATACGACTCACCATTTtcttagcagcagcagtagcagaggCAGGTGTGATAGTTGGGTGTTGCTCCTCGAGGGGTTCATACTCCAAACcaggaaagtggtggtggtggtggtggtggagggaaaagTCAGGAGGCAGAGGCTGGTACTCGGGGAGGAGAGGCTGCTGCACCCCTGGGGAGGAGCCCGAGGATGACGAGGACACACTGCTGCTCCGCTCGAAGGAACATCCCTCTGCAGATATTAGTAATGATGCAATTATTGTTAAATTTCTGGAACTTATAATTACAGATGATCTCATTGTTATTTCTACTCTCATCATGAAGGTGTTACTCAAGTGTAACTTTTAAGCACCTGTCAGTCCAGTGGGTGTTAGCAGTGGAAGAAAACTGAGATAACAGATGTTGAGAAAACTGGTCAGCTGTGTGAACATTTGTGTGGGGCAAGGGTTTGTGTAAAgatatttttcatcatttttattctctcctgTGAACAGCCTTGCATGTGGAAAAGGACTTGATGCAAATAGATTCACCATACTCTGTTTCTTCACCCCAGAGGGTCCATTTTCTTCATGGTTCCCTGTTTTACTGATCACCTTTGATTCCTGGCCTGTGTTTGAAAAGGGGGCTGCCAACAGagggagacaaaagggaaagaggggaaggaatattAGTTGGGTGGAGGCACAGGAAGAggatatatgaaagaaagaaaagtaaaaaagaggaaaactcaTGCTTACTATTCCTTCATTCAAGAAGTGAAAAGGAGATCAGGTTTTTCAGGGAGCTCGCAACAAACAAATGGAGATTGAATGCCTTTATCACCACTGTTGCCATAAAGTCTACTCACTCACCACGATCAGGAGTCAGGCCAGCAAAGCCAATATGCTCCCCATCCTCTGGTAGCCCCAATTGAGGATCATCTGCCAGGCCTCCAATATCACAGTCAGACCCTGTGGAGAAAGGAAGGCCAGTGCAAGATTAGGCTCTATGTTTATTGGAGTGTTAAAATGTCACAAAATATTACCTTAACTTCCTTTTAAATCATTCATCATAAAACAATAGGAATCAGCCAGTTCAGGAAGGAATATACCCTTAAATATTTGTTGAGGGAACAAATGAGGTGTTCAGTCAACTTGTATTTATCAAATGGTATACCCAGATTCTCATAAGAACAAGACTTCAACCCTAAAGTCTGTGTGCTCATAAACTACATCATATAAGCCTTGGCCATATGTAGGCCCATATCAAATGGTAGAAAAAGGGTGTAATTAATTACATAAATTATTTACTCACTACTCATTACAGTTATAATCAAAGGCAATAAAACAGAAAAGTTACAAGCAAAAGCATAACCATAAGATAGGAAAAATTGGAGagaaaatacaggaaggaaaaagtatgTAAAAGCAGAAcgcaaacaagaaaagaaaaaaaaatatacggatGAAAGAGTGACTGAAAGATGGGGAGGAGTTATATGCCACGTGCCTGAGGTGAAGGCCATAGTGGCAAGGGGGTGGGTGAGGGTGAAGCAAGACTCTGGCTGAAGTGATGGTTGGGGTGTGGGGCACTCAGAGTCCAGGAGGAGCCTCCGAGAAGTCTCGTCATCCTGCATCCTGTAATACAAAGCTCAATTGTCATCAATACAGTCCATCTTACATGTGCAGTGCTTCCTGTAGTGAACATGGTACTGTGGTTTAAAACTGGAAAACAGAGAAACCAAATGAAAACAATCTGAACAGCTTCAGCATTATCCTGAAGACTAAAAGACAAAGCTTGGTTGTCAACATGATACTCTGAGAACACTTTTGCAGCATATTAACAATACAATATTAAAATTTCAAAGAAGGTAGAAAGATCACTAACTAAGCAATGGCACCATGAAGCTTGc
This genomic window contains:
- the LOC127007322 gene encoding 4F2 cell-surface antigen heavy chain-like isoform X1 — encoded protein: MDKPRLRTFSSSSTGGGGVAGAGAGAGQYTQIGGSDSDDSRSSISRSEDTDVIPSIVYISDDSAEVAPSDTSASVDPDALGYIGGSVEMQDDETSRRLLLDSECPTPQPSLQPESCFTLTHPLATMAFTSGSDCDIGGLADDPQLGLPEDGEHIGFAGLTPDREGCSFERSSSVSSSSSGSSPGVQQPLLPEYQPLPPDFSLHHHHHHHFPGLEYEPLEEQHPTITPASATAAAKKMHDPLDILVDVTDIPSTIQPFLGRCMIGGHVHISARYKDAFYVSWNWPRIRQTCMFLNLSVLLALLCVCVGLLVQMPQGSECNPHHAWWQGSVMYEVFVPSFHDSNGDGVGDLPGLTAKLDYIQSLGVRGVRLASILKASDYLASHTAVVNYTAVDPLLGTLEDLKMLATHLHQRDMYLLMDLPLAYATAENTITLAGVYPVLKHWLALGVNGFFFPDITELAGDPGLVEALHEWRNILDQYSSGMEHRVMMAPVELLDKLQADGFPHLDHLIHQLDLIDVSVNLTGPAEVIPDLLRSATAWDNHASLPWINWHMGGIGRQRVAALADLHPLGRSLVLLFFPGTITLYYGDELDSSSMSQDDDWSSIMAWNTDAHAGFSSTEPWRPLNTGWEDDNVENQNYTISVLSTMVMARQEKVPIYINGIFDYEGDYHPTKTNNYRVRFAKEDLLIMDRFYPRRNQYAVVANLGNEVINKDLSHYYFGGSVLASSHGQTGFVTFRNISLQPGEALACILDL
- the LOC127007322 gene encoding 4F2 cell-surface antigen heavy chain-like isoform X2 encodes the protein MDKPRLRTFSSSSTGGGGVAGAGAGAGQYTQIGGSDSDDSRSSISRSEDTDVIPSIVYISDDSAEVAPSDTSASVDPDALGYIGGSVEMQDDETSRRLLLDSECPTPQPSLQPESCFTLTHPLATMAFTSGSDCDIGGLADDPQLGLPEDGEHIGFAGLTPDREGCSFERSSSVSSSSSGSSPGVQQPLLPEYQPLPPDFSLHHHHHHHFPGLEYEPLEEQHPTITPASATAAAKKMPFLGRCMIGGHVHISARYKDAFYVSWNWPRIRQTCMFLNLSVLLALLCVCVGLLVQMPQGSECNPHHAWWQGSVMYEVFVPSFHDSNGDGVGDLPGLTAKLDYIQSLGVRGVRLASILKASDYLASHTAVVNYTAVDPLLGTLEDLKMLATHLHQRDMYLLMDLPLAYATAENTITLAGVYPVLKHWLALGVNGFFFPDITELAGDPGLVEALHEWRNILDQYSSGMEHRVMMAPVELLDKLQADGFPHLDHLIHQLDLIDVSVNLTGPAEVIPDLLRSATAWDNHASLPWINWHMGGIGRQRVAALADLHPLGRSLVLLFFPGTITLYYGDELDSSSMSQDDDWSSIMAWNTDAHAGFSSTEPWRPLNTGWEDDNVENQNYTISVLSTMVMARQEKVPIYINGIFDYEGDYHPTKTNNYRVRFAKEDLLIMDRFYPRRNQYAVVANLGNEVINKDLSHYYFGGSVLASSHGQTGFVTFRNISLQPGEALACILDL